A stretch of the Danio rerio strain Tuebingen ecotype United States chromosome 18, GRCz12tu, whole genome shotgun sequence genome encodes the following:
- the foxf1 gene encoding forkhead box protein F1, translated as MTAEVQQPSVQTPAHSSPMTEKPVQTPVMETSSSSSSTKAKKTNAGIRRPEKPPYSYIALIVMAIQSSPTKRLTLSEIYQFLQSRFPFFRGSYQGWKNSVRHNLSLNECFIKLPKGLGRPGKGHYWTIDPASEFMFEEGSFRRRPRGFRRKCQALKPSMYSMMNGLGFNHIPESYNFQGGGGGLSCPPNSLSLESGIGMMNGHLASNMEGMGLAGHSMPHLSTNSGHSYMGSCTGSSGTEYPHHDSSASPLLTSGGVMDPHAVYSSTASAWPSAPPTSLNNGTSYIKQQPLSPCNPGASSLQPSLPTHSLEQSYLHQNGHGTTDLQGIPRYHTQSPSMCDRKEFVFSFNAMTSSSMHSPGSSSYYHHQQVSYQDIKPCVM; from the exons ATGACGGCTGAAGTGCAGCAACCCTCTGTGCAGACCCCCGCTCACAGTAGCCCCATGACGGAGAAACCCGTCCAGACGCCTGTGATGGagacctcctcttcctcctcaagCACGAAAGCAAAAAAGACCAACGCTGGAATTCGTCGTCCCGAAAAGCCCCCGTATTCTTACATCGCTCTTATTGTCATGGCCATCCAGAGCTCTCCAACCAAACGACTCACTTTAAGCGAAATTTATCAGTTCCTCCAGAGCCGCTTCCCATTTTTTAGAGGATCGTATCAGGGCTGGAAAAACTCTGTGCGTCACAATCTGTCTCTGAATGAATGCTtcatcaagctacccaagggtctaggCAGACCTGGAAAGGGTCACTACTGGACCATCGACCCAGCCAGTGAGTTCATGTTTGAGGAGGGATCCTTCCGCAGGAGGCCGCGGGGATTCAGACGCAAATGCCAGGCGCTCAAACCTTCCATGTACAGCATGATGAACGGGCTGGGATTCAATCACATACCCGAGTCCTATAACTTTCAGGGGGGCGGCGGGGGCCTGTCTTGTCCTCCAAACAGTTTATCTTTGGAGAGTGGAATTGGGATGATGAATGGACATTTGGCTAGCAATATGGAAGGAATGGGCTTGGCAGGACACTCTATGCCCCATCTATCAACGAATAGTGGACATTCCTATATGGGCAGTTGCACGGGATCATCAGGGACGGAGTACCCCCACCACGACAGTTCCGCATCGCCGCTTCTCACCAGCGGGGGGGTGATGGACCCGCATGCCGTGTATTCTAGCACGGCCTCGGCCTGGCCTTCAGCGCCCCCGACATCTCTAAATAACGGGACGTCCTACATTAAACAGCAACCGCTCTCTCCGTGCAATCCCGGTGCCAGTTCATTGCAGCCCAGTTTACCAACACACTCTTTGGAACAGTCCTATTTGCATCAGAACGGTCACGGTACCACCGACCTCCAAG GTATACCGCGCTATCATACCCAATCTCCCAGCATGTGTGACAGGAAAGAATTTGTCTTTTCTTTTAACGCCATGACCTCTTCATCGATGCATTCACCAGGGAGCAGCTCGTACTACCACCATCAACAGGTCTCTTATCAGGACATCAAACCTTGTGTGATGTGA